The genomic stretch TACAACCACAGCACTGGTTTTCTGTACAGTTCACCCCGAGTCTGTTGATGCCTTATTTGAAGCCGCAGAACGCGTTCAGATGCGTTTGATTGCAGGGAAGGTACTCATGGACCGCAATGCCCCTGAAGCGCTTTGTGACACGCCAGAAACGGCTTACGGCGACACCAAAGCACTGATTGAGAAATGGCACGGTAAGGGCCGTGCTCTCTATGCGATTACTCCACGTTTTGCACCAACGTCTACACCTGAACAGTTAGAAAGAGCAGGGCAGTTAAAACAAGAATTTCCGGATGTTTATGTACATACCCATTTAAGTGAAAACAAAGATGAAATCGCTTGGGTGAAATCTTTATTTCCTGAGCAAGCTGGCTATTTAGATGTTTATCAACATTATGGTCTGACTGGTAAGCGTTCTGTGTTTGCGCATTGCGTTCACTTAGAAGATGAAGAATGGCAATGTATGCATGATACGCAATCTGCTATCGCATTTTGCCCAACTTCAAACTTATTCTTAGGCAGTGGTTTATTTCCACTGAAAAAAACTTGGGAAAAACAAGTGAAAGTAGGCTTAGGGACAGATATCGGTGCTGGTACATCATTTAGTTTGCTGCAAACCGTTAACGAAGCTTATAAGGTTCAGCAGTTACAAGGTGATAAACTTTCAGCTTATGAAGCGCTTTATCATGCAACTTTAGGCGGCGCAAAAGCGCTTGATTTGCAAGATCAGTTAGGCAACTTCAACGTTGGTAAAGAAGCAGACTTTGTGGTACTAAATCTTAAGCCAACCGCATTACAGCAACTTCGCCAGTCTAAATCCAAATCTGTTGGAGATTCACTGTTTGCATTATTCACTTTAGGTGATGACCGTAATATTGAGGCGACTTATATTTATGGAAACCGTGCTTATCAAAAAGAAACAGCCAAATAAAAAAGGCATTGTTAAGTTTTTGTTATTATTTGGAATATGTGCTCTTACGTTAAAGCGTGATCGACATAATCAGCAAAATGATAAAATTTCACAGCCCTCAAAGGGTGCATGAAACGTCATTTTGCTTTAAAATTTTACCATTAACTCAGATTTTCGAGGTGTTGCAGGTCAACACCTTTTTTATTTTTTCTTTTATATCTTGTAGGAATCTGCCATGACTGTTGCAATGAGCATCATGATTTCAACCGAAGAAATTCAAGCAAAAGTCAAAGAGCTCGGCGAGCAAATTAACGCTCACTATGCAAATAGTGATAAAGAATTAGTCCTTATTGGACTACTTCGTGGTTCTGTTATTTTCATGGCAGACTTGTGCCGTACAATTACCAAACCGCATGAACTCGACTTCATGACAGTGTCTAGCTACGGCGGCGGTACGACTTCAAGTCGAGATGTTAAAATCTTAAAAGATCTTGATGGTGAAATTCGCGGTAAAGATGTATTGGTTGTTGAAGACATTATCGACTCAGGCAATACCTTAAGCAAAGTCGTTGAAATGTTGCAAACTCGCGAGCCAAATTCAATTCAACTCTGCACATTAGTGAGTAAACCATCTCGCCGTGAAATTGATCTTGAAGTGAAATTTTTAGGTTTTGAAGTTGAAGACAGATTCATTGTGGGTTACGGCTTAGACTACGATCAAAAATATCGCCACTTGCCTTTTATTGGTGAAATTGGTTTATAAATTTCATAAAAATAGCACCGCAAGGTGCTATTTTTTTATATAAAACCTTAGCTTTGAACAAAAAAGACACAAAAAGTCGCAATCTGCTACAGACAAAATAGACAGCTCTACCGCACGATAGAATATGAAGCAAAATCATTAACTTCATCAAAAAAACAATTGGAGAACAAATATGTGGTCACTTATTGTCGCTATTGTAGTTGGTTTCTTTGCTGGCTTAATCGCTCGCGCTTTGCATCCAGGGGATGATAAAGCAGGTTTCATCGTAACGACCTTAATTGGTATTGCAGGTTCACTTCTAGCCACTTATGGTGGTCGTTTACTTGGTCTTTATGGCGAAAACTCAGCTGCAGGCTTTATCGCATCCGTGATTGGTGCCATCGTTATTCTTTTTATCTACAACTTGATTGCACGAAAAAGCTAAACTTTAATTCATTTATAAAAAAAGCACCTTATGGTGCTTTTTTTAATTTATTTTAAAGACCTAACTCTTTCCATAGGGCCTGAATTTCTTCAGCAGAGCGTGCGCCAACCAGTTTGAAACCATTTGCAAAAATTAAAGTAGGAGTGCCGTTAAAGCCGAGTTTTTTTCCTAATTCCAAATTACGGTCAATTGGGTTTGCACAGCTCGCAGCTATTGGTTTAACACCTTGCTGAATCAGTTTTTTCCATGAATAAGATTGATTTGGTGCACACCAAACTTGTCTAGAAACCACAATAGACTGAGGTTTTAAAGGATAGATGAACGTGTAAATAGTCACGTCATTAAGCTTGTCGAGTTCAGGTTCGAGTTGCTTGCAATAAGGACAGTTTGGATCAGAAAATACTGCTAAAACATGCTGTCCATTACCTTTCACCGTTTTAATCGCATCTTTTAAAGGCAGCTGTTTCCAATCAATTGAGTTCTGTCCTAACACTAGATCTTTAGTCAAATTCTTCTGATCTTTTAACTGAATCATAGAGCCAACAAGCATATGCTGACCATCTTCGCCAACATAGATGATTTGTTGATCCAGATTAGCACTATATATCCCAGACATTTCGGTTTTCTGAATATTACTAATTTTCAAATTAGGATATTGTTTTTTAAAATTTTCCCTAATCGTATCCACATTAGCGAAACTTAAACTCGCCGTTAAGCTTAATAGTGTCAATATTCCTAATTTTTTAAGCATAAAACCAACTCATAGGTAGGAGAGGAGCTCATTTTAATCAGTTCAGCTTTTTAAAACAGAACTGATTACCGAGTTATAACCAAACTGCCACTCTTTTATGCCAATGTTTCACGTGGAACATAAGCTGGTTTTAGAGTATTAATTTCTACTGAAATATGCACAATTTCATCATGAATGGATAAAGCATGACGAATCTGATCTGCGGTTAAAGAAATATCATCAGTTTCGAGCGCCAAAATACAAGAAAACTTACCTTTCGCGACCTTCCAAACATGAATATCCGTAATTTCAATATGTTTAGGAAACTCAGCAATGACTTCACGGATCTCTTCAACTACCGGATGATCCATTTCTGCATCAAGAAGAGTTTTTCCTGTCTCTTTCATTAATCCAAGAGACCATTTTGCAACCAAAATAGCACCTAAAATTCCTAAAAGCGCATCTAAAAAATCCCATCCGAAATATTTACCTGCGAAAAGCGCAATAATTGCAAAAACAGAAGTTACTGCATCTGCAACTACATGTAAAAAAGCAGCTTTTTGGTTTAAATCATGGTGGTGATGACCATGTTCATGCTCGTGATGGTGATGGTGATGGTGATGGTGATGGTGCCCATCATCGTGAAGTAACCATGCGCAAATCAAGTTAATGACCAAACCTAAAATTGCAATCGGAATCGCTTCATTATAAAAAATTTCAACTGGATTAAATAAACGTTGTATCGACTGAAACGCCATAAA from Acinetobacter pittii encodes the following:
- the dmeF gene encoding CDF family Co(II)/Ni(II) efflux transporter DmeF; this encodes MQDHSVSRHHQHQFDEGNPLAQKRILIATILTASMMVLEIFGGWFFNSMALLADGWHMSSHMLALGLAYFAYRAARHYSKDRRFSFGTWKIEILAGYSSAILLMVVAIFMAFQSIQRLFNPVEIFYNEAIPIAILGLVINLICAWLLHDDGHHHHHHHHHHHEHEHGHHHHDLNQKAAFLHVVADAVTSVFAIIALFAGKYFGWDFLDALLGILGAILVAKWSLGLMKETGKTLLDAEMDHPVVEEIREVIAEFPKHIEITDIHVWKVAKGKFSCILALETDDISLTADQIRHALSIHDEIVHISVEINTLKPAYVPRETLA
- a CDS encoding GlsB/YeaQ/YmgE family stress response membrane protein; the protein is MWSLIVAIVVGFFAGLIARALHPGDDKAGFIVTTLIGIAGSLLATYGGRLLGLYGENSAAGFIASVIGAIVILFIYNLIARKS
- the hpt gene encoding hypoxanthine phosphoribosyltransferase, which codes for MTVAMSIMISTEEIQAKVKELGEQINAHYANSDKELVLIGLLRGSVIFMADLCRTITKPHELDFMTVSSYGGGTTSSRDVKILKDLDGEIRGKDVLVVEDIIDSGNTLSKVVEMLQTREPNSIQLCTLVSKPSRREIDLEVKFLGFEVEDRFIVGYGLDYDQKYRHLPFIGEIGL
- the guaD gene encoding guanine deaminase; the protein is MSLIANTTVVRGRFLDIQHTVSEPTDIPNQIRYLEDGVLISEHGKIKWFGAWEDAQAHLPAGVEVQHYPEQLIVPGFIDTHIHFPQTEMVGAYGEQLLSWLNTYTFPTEIQFQDKAYASEIAQFFVQELLKHGTTTALVFCTVHPESVDALFEAAERVQMRLIAGKVLMDRNAPEALCDTPETAYGDTKALIEKWHGKGRALYAITPRFAPTSTPEQLERAGQLKQEFPDVYVHTHLSENKDEIAWVKSLFPEQAGYLDVYQHYGLTGKRSVFAHCVHLEDEEWQCMHDTQSAIAFCPTSNLFLGSGLFPLKKTWEKQVKVGLGTDIGAGTSFSLLQTVNEAYKVQQLQGDKLSAYEALYHATLGGAKALDLQDQLGNFNVGKEADFVVLNLKPTALQQLRQSKSKSVGDSLFALFTLGDDRNIEATYIYGNRAYQKETAK
- a CDS encoding DsbC family protein, which codes for MLKKLGILTLLSLTASLSFANVDTIRENFKKQYPNLKISNIQKTEMSGIYSANLDQQIIYVGEDGQHMLVGSMIQLKDQKNLTKDLVLGQNSIDWKQLPLKDAIKTVKGNGQHVLAVFSDPNCPYCKQLEPELDKLNDVTIYTFIYPLKPQSIVVSRQVWCAPNQSYSWKKLIQQGVKPIAASCANPIDRNLELGKKLGFNGTPTLIFANGFKLVGARSAEEIQALWKELGL